In Acidobacteriota bacterium, one DNA window encodes the following:
- a CDS encoding cation-translocating P-type ATPase, which produces MVARRRSWPSHAAGAGRRHDVAARASPPRRGRGFSPCRSPPGRIGRVPTDAIATPQVADAYRRPVDEVAAALGTDPRQGLRTDDARARLARDGDNRLARDEPVPAWRRFLAQFEDVLVLLLLVATAVSAALWVVERDAALPYEALAIFAVVLLNATMGYVQQSRAEAAVAALRAMSAAEATVVRDGERLRVPATEVVAGDLILVEEGDTIPADARLVESTALQTAEAALTGESLPVAKDTAAIAGEPPLGDRHNMIFSGTAATYGHGRAIVTATGMQTEMGRIAGLLKETPDQATPLERQLDRTGKLLGLVVVAIAGVMIATIVVAEDVRGASALFDVLILGVALAVAAVPEGLPAIVTAVLAIGVQRMARRRAIVRHLAAVETLGSATVIASDKTGTLTKNEMTVRTAVTASGRVTFDGTGYAPEGAVRREGGGAIEGPLRAELERALAVADRANNASVVERDGRWTVQGDPTEGALLVAARKAGLESDALDERLPRIGEVPFSAERKLMSTLHRDTTEEARGIVFTKGTPDVLLSRCAFEVVGDGRRPLTPERRAEILDANEALAGDALRTLGVAGRWLTGDALAEGAARPDERLEQDLVFAGLLGMIDPPRPEAADAVARARGAGIRPVMITGDHPRTAIVIARELGLTDDERATTGAALQAMSDDERARTVAEVSVFARVSPEHKLRIVEALRRSGAVVAMTGDGVNDAPALKQADIGIAMGITGTDVSKEAGDMVLADDNFATIVAAVEEGRAIFANIRAFLRYLLSSNIGEVLTMFLGVLLAGPIGLDAAGATLVLPLVATQILWINMVTDGPPALALGIDPADDGLMRQPPRPSGEGVITPQMWRGIVFVGLVMAAGTLFVLDMSLPGGFVEGSGELRHAQTMAFTTLMLFQMFNVLNARSDERSAFVGLFANGWLWAAIVGSVALQVLVVYTPGLQRAFGTTALSGGDWLLCAGVASSVLWLREIGKAMVRASR; this is translated from the coding sequence ATGGTCGCGCGACGTCGGTCCTGGCCGTCGCACGCGGCGGGTGCGGGCCGGCGCCACGACGTAGCGGCACGGGCTTCCCCACCACGTCGCGGCAGGGGCTTCAGCCCCTGCCGATCGCCCCCTGGAAGGATCGGGCGAGTGCCCACGGATGCGATCGCGACGCCCCAGGTGGCCGACGCCTACCGCCGGCCCGTCGACGAGGTCGCCGCCGCGCTCGGCACCGACCCGCGCCAGGGGCTGCGGACCGACGACGCCCGCGCGCGCCTCGCGCGAGACGGCGACAACCGCCTCGCCCGAGACGAGCCGGTGCCGGCCTGGCGCCGCTTCCTCGCGCAGTTCGAAGACGTCCTCGTCCTCCTCCTGCTCGTCGCCACCGCCGTGTCGGCCGCCCTCTGGGTCGTCGAACGCGACGCCGCCCTCCCTTACGAAGCCCTCGCCATCTTCGCCGTCGTCCTGCTCAACGCGACGATGGGCTACGTCCAGCAGTCGCGGGCGGAAGCCGCCGTGGCCGCCCTGCGAGCCATGTCCGCGGCCGAAGCCACCGTCGTCCGCGATGGCGAGCGGCTCCGCGTTCCGGCCACCGAGGTCGTCGCCGGCGACCTGATCCTCGTCGAGGAGGGCGACACGATCCCGGCCGATGCGCGGCTCGTCGAGTCGACGGCGCTCCAGACCGCGGAGGCCGCGCTTACCGGCGAGAGCCTGCCGGTCGCGAAGGATACGGCCGCCATTGCCGGCGAGCCGCCGCTCGGCGACCGCCACAACATGATCTTCAGCGGCACGGCCGCGACCTACGGGCACGGCCGCGCCATCGTCACGGCGACCGGCATGCAGACCGAGATGGGGCGCATCGCCGGGCTGCTGAAAGAGACGCCCGACCAGGCGACGCCGCTCGAGCGCCAGCTCGATCGCACCGGCAAGCTGCTCGGCCTCGTCGTCGTCGCCATCGCCGGCGTCATGATCGCGACCATCGTCGTCGCGGAAGACGTACGCGGCGCCTCGGCGCTCTTCGACGTGCTCATCCTCGGCGTGGCGCTCGCCGTGGCCGCCGTGCCCGAGGGGCTGCCGGCCATCGTCACGGCGGTGCTCGCCATCGGCGTCCAGCGCATGGCGCGGCGCCGCGCGATCGTCCGCCACCTGGCCGCGGTCGAGACGCTCGGCTCGGCCACCGTCATCGCCTCCGACAAGACCGGCACGCTGACGAAGAACGAGATGACCGTACGCACGGCCGTCACGGCGAGCGGCCGCGTGACCTTCGACGGCACCGGCTACGCCCCCGAGGGGGCCGTGCGACGAGAAGGCGGCGGCGCCATCGAGGGCCCGCTCCGCGCGGAGCTCGAACGCGCGCTCGCCGTGGCCGACCGCGCCAACAACGCGAGCGTCGTCGAACGCGACGGCCGCTGGACGGTGCAGGGCGACCCCACCGAGGGCGCGCTGCTCGTGGCCGCGCGCAAGGCCGGCCTCGAGTCGGACGCGCTCGACGAGCGGCTGCCGCGAATCGGCGAGGTGCCGTTCTCGGCCGAGCGGAAACTGATGAGTACGCTTCACCGCGACACGACGGAAGAGGCGCGCGGCATCGTCTTCACCAAGGGCACGCCCGACGTGCTGCTGTCGCGGTGCGCGTTCGAGGTCGTCGGCGACGGCAGGCGTCCGCTCACGCCGGAACGCCGAGCCGAGATCCTCGACGCGAACGAGGCGCTCGCGGGCGACGCGCTGCGTACCCTGGGCGTGGCCGGCCGGTGGCTCACGGGCGATGCGCTCGCGGAGGGCGCCGCGCGCCCCGACGAGCGGCTCGAGCAGGACCTCGTCTTCGCCGGGCTGCTCGGCATGATCGATCCGCCGCGGCCCGAGGCCGCCGACGCCGTGGCCCGCGCGCGGGGCGCCGGCATCCGGCCGGTGATGATCACTGGCGATCACCCGCGCACGGCGATCGTCATCGCCCGCGAGCTCGGCCTCACCGACGACGAGCGGGCGACCACCGGCGCGGCGCTCCAGGCGATGTCCGACGACGAGCGCGCGCGGACCGTCGCCGAGGTGTCGGTCTTCGCCCGCGTCAGCCCCGAGCACAAGCTGCGCATCGTCGAAGCGCTGCGCCGGAGCGGCGCCGTCGTCGCGATGACCGGTGACGGCGTCAACGACGCGCCCGCGCTCAAGCAGGCCGACATCGGCATCGCCATGGGCATCACCGGCACCGATGTCTCGAAGGAAGCCGGCGACATGGTGCTCGCCGACGACAACTTCGCGACCATCGTCGCGGCCGTCGAGGAGGGCCGTGCGATCTTCGCCAACATCCGCGCCTTCCTGCGCTACCTCCTGTCGTCGAACATCGGTGAGGTGCTGACGATGTTCCTCGGCGTGCTGCTCGCGGGGCCCATCGGCCTCGACGCGGCCGGCGCGACGCTCGTCCTGCCGCTCGTCGCAACGCAGATCCTCTGGATCAACATGGTGACCGACGGCCCCCCGGCGCTCGCGCTCGGCATCGACCCCGCCGACGACGGGCTGATGCGGCAGCCGCCGCGTCCGTCCGGCGAAGGCGTCATCACGCCGCAGATGTGGCGCGGCATCGTCTTTGTCGGCCTCGTCATGGCGGCCGGCACGCTCTTCGTGCTCGACATGTCGCTGCCGGGCGGGTTCGTCGAGGGGTCGGGCGAGTTGCGCCACGCGCAGACGATGGCGTTCACGACGCTGATGCTGTTTCAGATGTTCAACGTGCTCAACGCAAGGTCGGACGAGCGGAGCGCGTTCGTGGGGCTCTTCGCGAACGGCTGGCTGTGGGCGGCGATTGTCGGCTCCGTGGCGCTGCAGGTGCTGGTCGTCTACACGCCAGGGCTCCAGCGCGCGTTCGGGACGACGGCGCTGTCGGGCGGCGACTGGCTGCTCTGCGCGGGCGTGGCGAGCTCGGTGCTCTGGCTGAGGGAAATCGGCAAGGCCATGGTGCGCGCGAGCCGGTGA